From a single Ooceraea biroi isolate clonal line C1 chromosome 12, Obir_v5.4, whole genome shotgun sequence genomic region:
- the LOC105286135 gene encoding uncharacterized protein LOC105286135: MDDNYNSCFYANACHVCKRFGDGVRLKRCGGCGMIAYCDQRHQKQHWPRHRRLCHAIQEVVRDNGLQVRQVSPQEWAQLKMNLMLLVAIRLPRRLDEYETQMFKFPRACLVCHERSNQLLEDCRYCASVSLCEEHRNDPAHSRHACCQLKLCFNLDKELSVNVNGESPNLDYLQRVSGSRTCRNMKDFIDAHMDVAQGQSALPPADVSVAVHSEYLTRPLTLVHGLRMLDYVPRGDSLVVHVVAANFIELETARAWEILLHLMSSLALVRLVMIGPELPSEIVSTSVCEDCVRQRKELSFEIHSALYENYVRGSSFVRPDVVAGFNTGIHEREEATYPEETWASSVRALAEQGCPLILSCYTRVEAEKETARINAILGKETKHVYAGINPFAGLRPYRDFETEGIFYQNNYVIVYSNL; this comes from the coding sequence ATGGATGATAATTACAACTCGTGTTTCTACGCGAATGCGTGTCACGTGTGCAAGCGGTTCGGCGACGGGGTTCGTTTAAAGAGATGCGGCGGCTGCGGGATGATAGCGTACTGCGATCAGCGGCATCAGAAGCAGCACTGGCCACGGCACCGACGTCTGTGCCACGCTATCCAGGAAGTGGTGAGAGACAACGGGTTGCAGGTCCGCCAGGTATCTCCGCAGGAGTGGGCCCAGCTGAAGATGAACCTCATGCTGCTGGTGGCGATCAGGTTGCCGCGCCGCCTGGATGAGTACGAGACGCAGATGTTCAAGTTCCCCAGAGCCTGCCTGGTTTGCCACGAGCGGAGCAATCAGCTGCTGGAGGATTGTCGGTACTGTGCGAGCGTCAGCCTCTGCGAGGAGCACAGAAACGATCCCGCGCATTCCCGGCACGCCTGTTGTCAGCTGAAACTCTGCTTCAACTTGGACAAAGAATTATCCGTGAACGTGAACGGTGAGTCGCCGAATCTCGACTACTTGCAGCGCGTCTCCGGTAGCAGGACGTGCCGGAACATGAAGGATTTCATAGACGCCCACATGGATGTTGCCCAAGGTCAATCGGCACTGCCACCGGCAGACGTGTCGGTAGCAGTACACTCGGAGTACCTCACGCGACCCTTGACGCTGGTCCACGGATTGCGGATGCTGGATTACGTTCCACGAGGCGACAGCCTGGTCGTCCACGTCGTGGCAGCGAATTTCATCGAACTGGAAACTGCGAGGGCTTGGGAGATCCTGCTGCACCTGATGTCGAGTCTGGCATTGGTAAGGCTCGTGATGATCGGACCGGAACTGCCGTCTGAGATCGTCTCGACGAGTGTCTGCGAGGATTGCGTCAGACAGAGGAAAGAGCTTTCGTTTGAGATTCACAGTGCGCTGTACGAGAACTATGTACGCGGCTCGTCGTTCGTGAGGCCGGATGTGGTCGCGGGGTTCAACACGGGCATCCACGAGCGCGAGGAAGCGACGTATCCTGAAGAAACGTGGGCGTCGTCCGTACGAGCGTTGGCTGAGCAAGGCTGCCCGCTGATCCTGTCTTGCTACACGCGAGTGGAGGCGGAGAAGGAAACGGCTAGAATAAATGCTATCCTGGGGAAGGAGACGAAACACGTTTACGCTGGGATAAATCCGTTCGCGGGTCTAAGGCCGTACAGAGATTTTGAGACTGAGGGCATCTTTTATCAGAATAATTATGTGATCGTTTACAGCAATCTTTGA
- the LOC105286136 gene encoding vacuolar protein-sorting-associated protein 25, with translation MAEIEWPWQYSFPPFFTLQPHTETRAKQVAAWKSLVLEYYRVTKQAVVDVREVHTNPLFNNANINRRLPSEAVLMILEELAKSGNATPLDKTKQRWLIYWHTLEEWGDIVYTWAQENGFVGSVCTLFELTQGEDTTEQEFHGLDTEVLIRSLRTLEAAKKAELILFDDNQGVKFF, from the exons ATGGCAGAGATCGAGTGGCCGTGGCAGTACAGCTTCCCTCCGTTCTTCAC ACTCCAACCTCACACGGAGACGAGAGCCAAACAGGTAGCAGCCTGGAAGAGCTTGGTGCTCGAGTACTATCGCGTCACGAAGCAGGCCGTCGTGGACGTGCGCGAAGTGCACACGAATCCCTTGTTTAACAATGCCAATATAAACA GAAGGCTACCGTCCGAGGCTGTACTAATGATCCTAGAGGAATTGGCTAAATCGGGTAACGCGACTCCGCTGGACAAGACCAAGCAGAGGTGGTTGATTTACTGGCACACGCTGGAGGAATGGGGCGATATAGTATACACTTGGGCGCAGGAGAACGGCTTCGTCGGCTCCGTGTGTACGTTGTTCGAGTTGACGCAAGGGGAGGACACGACTGAACAGG AATTCCATGGGCTGGACACTGAAGTGCTGATCAGATCGCTGAGGACCCTGGAAGCTGCCAAGAAGGCGGAGCTAATATTATTCGACGACAATCAGggcgtcaaatttttctaa